In Syntrophobacterales bacterium, a genomic segment contains:
- a CDS encoding S1 RNA-binding domain-containing protein, giving the protein MSETNFESTGMVDDLSNKELIKEEQFAELFEKSGTLSKRLDPGQKIKSTVVSISGDFVYVDLGGKSEGVVDLSEFLDENSNCTIKTGDELEVFFISVQNGLKKLTTLIRGLSTVDLSGIHDAYEAGLPVSGKVTGELKGGFEVHIGKVRCFCPFSQIDLRGSKDGGVYVGKTFAFRVLEYEEDGRNIILSRRTLLEEERRAQIDTLKKSLQVGMEVPAKVRSIQSFGAFVDLGGIDGLIPMSELAWDRSEKAKDILSVGQEVIAKIIALDWEKDRLTLSLKAMQADPWLLVAEKYSPDMAVTGKIVRLAPFGVFVSLEPGIDGLLHISKLAGGRRIKHPKEVVEVGQEVEVFILEVDANNRKISLSMKKKIEKDRLPMPQIGEILRGTVERVMPYGLFLNTESGVTGFIPNSEMGTPKGTNHSRMFPEGTPMEVVVTTIDEAHGKVTFSRSGVEEKVAQDEYVQYKDKVKKQETSSGGFGSLGELIMAKLGEVKR; this is encoded by the coding sequence ATGTCTGAAACAAATTTCGAAAGCACTGGTATGGTCGACGACTTGAGCAACAAGGAGTTGATAAAAGAAGAGCAGTTTGCCGAACTGTTCGAAAAGAGCGGAACGCTGTCAAAGAGACTTGATCCAGGCCAGAAGATTAAGTCCACAGTGGTGAGCATTTCAGGGGATTTTGTGTATGTGGATCTGGGGGGGAAAAGTGAGGGAGTTGTAGATCTCAGCGAGTTCCTGGATGAAAATTCCAACTGCACCATCAAGACAGGAGATGAATTGGAGGTCTTCTTCATTTCAGTACAGAATGGCCTCAAAAAGCTTACCACACTTATTCGCGGACTTTCCACCGTCGACCTGTCCGGTATACATGATGCCTACGAGGCAGGCTTACCCGTGAGCGGCAAGGTTACAGGAGAACTCAAGGGCGGCTTTGAGGTACACATCGGAAAAGTGAGATGCTTTTGCCCCTTCTCTCAGATTGATCTCAGAGGAAGCAAGGATGGGGGGGTATATGTGGGTAAGACTTTTGCATTTCGGGTCCTCGAATATGAAGAAGACGGTCGCAATATCATCCTTTCGAGACGGACCCTTTTGGAGGAAGAGAGACGGGCGCAGATAGACACCCTCAAGAAAAGTCTCCAAGTCGGCATGGAAGTGCCCGCCAAGGTCCGTTCCATTCAAAGTTTCGGTGCTTTTGTGGACCTCGGCGGCATCGACGGTCTCATACCAATGAGCGAGCTTGCGTGGGACCGCTCGGAAAAGGCCAAAGACATACTTTCCGTTGGACAAGAAGTCATCGCAAAAATTATAGCTCTCGATTGGGAGAAAGATCGACTAACCCTCAGTTTGAAGGCAATGCAGGCTGATCCATGGCTCTTGGTGGCAGAAAAATACTCGCCTGATATGGCGGTCACGGGAAAAATTGTAAGACTCGCTCCATTCGGAGTTTTTGTTTCGCTTGAACCGGGCATTGACGGGCTGCTACATATATCCAAACTGGCTGGAGGGAGAAGGATCAAACATCCGAAAGAGGTAGTTGAAGTCGGTCAGGAAGTTGAAGTATTTATCCTTGAAGTCGATGCGAACAACAGAAAAATATCGCTCTCGATGAAAAAAAAGATAGAGAAAGATAGGCTGCCCATGCCTCAAATAGGTGAAATTCTGCGCGGAACCGTCGAAAGGGTAATGCCCTACGGGCTTTTTCTGAATACAGAGAGTGGCGTGACCGGGTTCATACCAAACTCTGAGATGGGAACCCCCAAGGGAACCAATCATAGTCGAATGTTCCCTGAAGGTACGCCAATGGAGGTCGTAGTCACGACAATTGATGAAGCCCACGGCAAAGTCACGTTCAGCCGTAGCGGTGTCGAAGAAAAGGTGGCACAGGATGAGTACGTTCAGTACAAGGACAAGGTGAAAAAACAGGAAACATCGTCCGGTGGATTCGGAAGCCTTGGCGAGCTCATCATGGCAAAGTTAGGCGAAGTAAAAAGGTAG
- a CDS encoding xanthine dehydrogenase family protein molybdopterin-binding subunit — protein sequence MTTTSLAKEKLHVINTHVHNIDGIAKVTGRATYSFDVKLPGMLYGKILRSPHAHAKIISIDASKALAMNGVKAVVTGKDTLGVKQGIWRRFNELCDEQILPIDKVRYIGEPVCAVAAITEEIAEKALDFIDVEYDVLDGVFEPYEAMKKGAPELHEGVERNINVTRHIEWGDVEGGFEKADYIREDHFFCGGQAHMCMETRSAVASYTPEKKLTIWHSNQSAYYIQALMAGVLGMREGDIRVIAQYVGGGFGGKFELDGAVFCSSILSMKTFRPVKVVFSREEDFIASKRRTPMHYWVRTGVSKDGTFLARESRVVSNGGAYTGMGATALYLTGFFHSFPYRWGGYRYDGYRVYTNTLPSTSMRGFGAPQALFCSEQQLEWIAKDLGLDPVEMRRKNGHYAGYEVPGQAFIASCGLDEAFTIMQDWLTKKKAGGLPPNRGLGFSAAGFMSGGIFNWFDTPYSFSSAVVTINQDATVELHIGATEIGQGSNTTMAIIAAETLGVKVEDIKVHSGDTDHCPADLGAWGSRQTLMTGNATKRACEDAKHQLLEFALAKMGLNIVYDLDIADRWVHIVARPERGMPFEELVKIALRGKDGQRIVGRGYYTPHRKGMISPAYSYMLQGVEVEIDPETGKIDLIDSLTAHDCGTPINHLGLTGQLEGAFSMAAGYGYLEYMPYEDGKLMNPNLVDYKMIRATEMPPVPIAEIDTYEPEGPYGAKEAGEGLTNPTAAAIGNAIFNALGIQIKECPIRPHMIVEALREKAEKEKVGK from the coding sequence ATGACAACCACAAGTCTGGCGAAAGAAAAACTGCACGTTATTAATACCCACGTTCATAATATCGATGGCATTGCGAAGGTGACGGGCCGGGCGACATACAGTTTCGACGTGAAACTGCCCGGTATGCTCTACGGAAAGATCCTTCGGAGTCCGCATGCTCATGCAAAAATAATAAGTATCGATGCAAGCAAAGCCCTGGCGATGAACGGTGTAAAGGCCGTGGTGACGGGGAAAGACACGCTTGGCGTAAAGCAGGGTATCTGGCGGCGGTTCAACGAGCTTTGTGATGAGCAGATTCTTCCGATTGACAAGGTTCGCTACATCGGTGAACCTGTATGCGCAGTAGCGGCAATTACAGAGGAAATCGCGGAAAAAGCCCTTGACTTTATTGATGTTGAGTACGATGTGCTTGATGGTGTGTTTGAGCCGTACGAAGCCATGAAGAAGGGTGCGCCGGAGCTTCATGAAGGTGTGGAGAGAAATATCAATGTTACCCGGCATATCGAGTGGGGTGACGTGGAAGGTGGTTTTGAGAAGGCCGACTATATCAGAGAAGACCACTTTTTCTGTGGCGGCCAGGCACATATGTGCATGGAGACCAGGTCTGCAGTGGCCAGTTACACTCCCGAGAAAAAACTTACCATTTGGCATTCGAACCAGTCTGCATATTACATACAAGCCCTTATGGCTGGTGTACTGGGCATGAGAGAGGGTGATATCCGCGTCATCGCACAGTATGTGGGCGGTGGTTTCGGCGGTAAGTTTGAGCTTGACGGCGCAGTTTTCTGCTCATCTATTCTCAGCATGAAGACTTTCAGACCTGTGAAGGTTGTATTCAGCAGAGAGGAGGATTTCATTGCCTCCAAGCGTAGAACCCCGATGCACTATTGGGTCCGTACCGGCGTATCAAAAGACGGTACATTCCTTGCCCGTGAGTCAAGGGTTGTGAGCAACGGCGGTGCATACACAGGTATGGGGGCAACAGCCTTATACCTGACCGGCTTCTTCCACTCCTTTCCTTACAGGTGGGGCGGATACCGGTACGACGGATACAGAGTTTACACGAACACCCTTCCGTCAACCTCCATGCGTGGTTTTGGCGCACCCCAGGCGTTGTTTTGTTCCGAACAGCAGCTTGAGTGGATCGCGAAAGACCTTGGTCTTGACCCGGTCGAGATGAGACGGAAAAACGGTCACTACGCCGGTTACGAAGTCCCGGGCCAGGCGTTTATCGCCAGCTGTGGTCTCGACGAGGCATTCACGATCATGCAGGACTGGCTTACCAAGAAGAAAGCTGGCGGTCTTCCTCCCAATAGAGGTCTTGGTTTCTCGGCTGCAGGTTTTATGTCGGGTGGCATCTTCAACTGGTTTGATACTCCGTATTCATTCTCTTCAGCTGTTGTTACCATCAATCAGGATGCAACCGTTGAGCTTCATATAGGCGCAACAGAGATCGGCCAGGGTTCTAACACGACGATGGCAATAATCGCCGCAGAAACGCTCGGAGTCAAAGTTGAGGATATAAAGGTTCATTCAGGCGACACCGACCACTGTCCGGCTGACCTCGGTGCATGGGGTTCCAGACAGACTCTAATGACCGGTAATGCGACAAAGAGGGCGTGTGAAGATGCAAAACACCAACTTTTAGAATTCGCGCTGGCGAAAATGGGCTTAAATATAGTATACGACCTCGACATCGCGGATCGGTGGGTACATATTGTAGCACGTCCTGAGAGAGGCATGCCCTTTGAAGAACTGGTTAAGATAGCCCTTCGCGGTAAGGATGGACAGAGGATCGTAGGCAGGGGTTATTACACTCCTCATAGAAAAGGTATGATATCTCCGGCTTACAGTTATATGCTGCAAGGTGTGGAAGTTGAAATTGATCCGGAGACAGGCAAAATTGACCTTATTGACAGTCTCACCGCCCATGACTGCGGGACGCCGATCAACCATCTGGGCCTTACCGGTCAGTTGGAAGGCGCGTTCTCCATGGCAGCGGGCTATGGTTATCTTGAGTATATGCCATACGAAGACGGCAAGCTTATGAATCCGAACCTGGTCGACTACAAAATGATCAGAGCCACGGAAATGCCGCCTGTCCCTATCGCCGAAATCGACACGTATGAGCCGGAAGGACCGTACGGTGCGAAGGAAGCCGGCGAAGGCCTTACAAACCCGACGGCAGCGGCAATAGGCAACGCTATCTTCAATGCCCTCGGCATTCAGATAAAGGAATGCCCGATCAGACCGCATATGATCGTGGAGGCATTGAGAGAGAAGGCAGAAAAAGAAAAAGTCGGCAAGTAA